A single window of Methanomassiliicoccales archaeon DNA harbors:
- a CDS encoding protein-S-isoprenylcysteine O-methyltransferase: MNVGLFVMIYVICAALSFLIRLAFMMRIEERGARRGSRLDQFLVAMVVTSMVLPLIFILTPILNIANYSLPDPVAWIGVLLTAGSLLLLWKSHADLGTNFALSPSVKGKQSLIKRGIYRRVRHPMYASLWLWAFSMPLLLQNYIVGFIFLIFFSAFYFERVPLEEKIMKEKFGKEYHDYMLETGRVIPKLRLSRRTN, encoded by the coding sequence ATGAACGTCGGGCTCTTCGTCATGATATATGTGATCTGCGCGGCACTGTCCTTCCTGATCCGGCTAGCCTTCATGATGAGGATCGAAGAAAGGGGGGCCAGGAGGGGTTCTAGACTGGACCAGTTCCTGGTCGCTATGGTCGTTACGAGCATGGTGTTGCCATTGATCTTCATTCTGACCCCGATCTTGAACATCGCCAATTACTCGCTGCCCGACCCCGTTGCTTGGATCGGCGTTCTACTGACCGCAGGGTCGCTCCTATTGTTGTGGAAATCCCATGCTGATCTGGGTACCAACTTCGCCCTTTCACCGAGCGTGAAGGGCAAGCAATCGCTTATCAAACGAGGCATCTACCGCCGCGTCCGGCATCCGATGTACGCTTCGCTTTGGCTTTGGGCCTTCTCCATGCCACTTCTGCTCCAGAATTACATTGTGGGGTTCATCTTCCTGATCTTCTTCAGTGCTTTCTACTTCGAGCGCGTGCCGCTGGAGGAGAAGATAATGAAGGAGAAGTTCGGGAAGGAATACCACGATTATATGTTGGAGACAGGGAGGGTCATTCCCAAGTTGAGGCTGTCTCGCCGGACGAATTAA